A genomic stretch from Aerococcaceae bacterium zg-1292 includes:
- a CDS encoding penicillin-binding protein 2, with the protein MNENNQNIKLVGLVAILVFGLFTMRIAELSILKRSNGQDLTSYSDGIQERSSITQARRGTIFDKNGQPIAMDTTSYSLFAILRNSDDGMTVKDYDYTARELAKYIDLSRDEILKLLLNPDANQIEFGLAGKNLSSEVKQKIEAANLPGIYLYSETTRQYINDLFASHLIGFATPLMSDTQFGEAEILNGQIGIEAAYNEQLSGAKTYQGQQKQDYLLGEDLYLTLDARLQNHLEELMTNAHKVYQPKEMGAYLVELPTGKLLAASQRPSFNLNTRDGIDKEWRNFLVEESFEPGSTVKILTMSLAYDQKIYNETEKFHSGSIDVYDKIIKDHNVVGWGDITFAEALARSSNTGMVTLAKRLGDEKWIELLGRFGFGASTQSQLMNENTGKFSFDNPVSRYMSSFGQAFSATPIQLLQAFSSVGNNGTMVKVQYIEGMGNQKETYKTVNLGTPISKEAAKYVLNLMIDTVEKDYGTAKPFKSSLVRVAAKTGTGEIANESGTGYLTGDNDYLHSVVAFFPAENPKYMMYLFMKQPTNTNGMIGTQILAKIFHPFLEKILVDQ; encoded by the coding sequence ATGAATGAAAATAATCAAAATATTAAACTAGTCGGATTGGTTGCGATACTTGTGTTTGGACTATTTACGATGCGCATAGCAGAATTGAGTATCTTAAAACGCAGTAATGGCCAAGATTTAACCAGTTATTCAGACGGTATCCAAGAAAGAAGTAGTATTACGCAAGCAAGACGGGGGACGATTTTTGATAAAAATGGTCAGCCGATTGCCATGGATACTACTTCTTATTCATTGTTTGCAATTTTACGCAATAGTGATGATGGGATGACGGTAAAAGACTATGATTATACTGCACGAGAATTAGCTAAATACATTGATTTATCGCGAGATGAAATCCTTAAATTATTACTTAATCCGGATGCCAATCAAATTGAATTTGGTTTAGCTGGGAAAAACTTATCCAGTGAGGTTAAACAAAAAATTGAAGCTGCCAATTTACCAGGGATATACTTATATAGTGAAACAACACGTCAGTATATTAATGATTTGTTCGCATCTCATCTGATTGGCTTTGCGACACCATTAATGTCAGACACACAGTTTGGTGAAGCTGAAATATTAAATGGGCAAATCGGGATTGAAGCTGCCTACAATGAACAATTAAGTGGTGCCAAAACATATCAAGGGCAACAAAAGCAAGATTATTTATTAGGAGAAGACTTGTATTTAACGCTTGATGCGCGGCTGCAAAATCATCTAGAAGAATTGATGACTAATGCCCACAAAGTGTATCAACCAAAAGAAATGGGTGCATATTTAGTCGAACTGCCGACCGGAAAATTATTGGCTGCCAGTCAACGACCGAGTTTTAATCTTAATACACGTGATGGTATCGATAAAGAATGGCGGAATTTTTTAGTTGAGGAATCGTTTGAACCAGGCTCTACAGTTAAAATTTTAACGATGAGTTTGGCGTATGATCAAAAAATATATAATGAAACAGAGAAATTCCACTCAGGCTCAATTGATGTTTATGATAAGATTATTAAAGACCACAATGTTGTCGGTTGGGGGGATATTACTTTCGCTGAAGCATTAGCACGGTCAAGTAATACCGGTATGGTGACTTTAGCCAAGCGACTGGGAGACGAAAAATGGATTGAATTATTAGGACGTTTTGGTTTCGGTGCATCGACGCAGTCGCAGTTAATGAATGAAAATACTGGTAAATTTTCTTTTGACAACCCCGTTTCGCGCTATATGTCGAGTTTTGGACAAGCCTTTTCAGCCACCCCGATTCAGTTGCTTCAGGCTTTTTCTTCTGTTGGAAATAATGGTACAATGGTAAAAGTACAGTATATTGAGGGGATGGGAAATCAAAAAGAAACGTATAAGACGGTGAATTTAGGAACGCCGATTTCGAAAGAAGCAGCTAAATATGTCCTCAACTTAATGATTGACACGGTTGAAAAAGACTATGGAACAGCCAAGCCGTTCAAAAGCTCGCTCGTTCGTGTCGCTGCCAAAACCGGTACAGGGGAAATTGCTAATGAAAGTGGTACTGGATATTTAACGGGTGACAATGATTATTTACATTCAGTCGTTGCCTTTTTTCCGGCGGAAAATCCGAAATATATGATGTATTTATTTATGAAACAACCTACCAATACGAATGGGATGATTGGTACACAAATTTTAGCCAAAATCTTCCATCCATTTTTAGAGAAGATTTTAGTGGATCAATAA
- a CDS encoding UDP-N-acetylmuramoyl-L-alanyl-D-glutamate--2,6-diaminopimelate ligase, with the protein MDAVNLMSKLQTAVVYGEPLDNKQIQSLVHDTRQVSANSCFIAIRGERFDGHQAIESVVNAGATVVIAEAFNEAWLALPVSIVVVPSTYRAQAILANAFYQEPSTKLNMVAITGTNGKTTTSTMISEWLMQLQRKTGLLGTLHYKVDKTYYPAVNTTPNALELQRLFNEMVDAGCTDAIIEASSHALQLGRLWYTDVDCAIFTNLTREHLDFHQTMDAYAYAKSLLFAQLGQHFQHGKPKVAIVNADDSYSAIMSQATAAEVVTYSVRDRHATVYASDINVEQNFMTFTLHDRQHTYAITLNMIGEYNVSNYLAAYSCLAYYYQIEPEQIIAAASQFKGVTGRTQMIDCQQSFQVVVDFAHTPDAIENVLSTVAKSKKGKLITLIGHSGGNRDSGARPEIGDIVFRYSDYIVFTADNPRHESVQKICRELIGTHTEKDYVVIEDRIEAIHYALSIAQAGDSLVFAGKGGEPYQVIGDDYVPFNEAEIITTYLTEKK; encoded by the coding sequence ATGGATGCAGTAAACTTAATGAGTAAATTGCAAACTGCAGTTGTCTATGGTGAGCCTTTAGACAATAAGCAGATTCAGTCATTAGTACATGATACCCGGCAAGTATCAGCAAACAGTTGTTTTATTGCGATTCGAGGGGAGCGGTTTGACGGCCATCAAGCAATAGAATCAGTCGTCAATGCAGGTGCTACCGTCGTTATCGCTGAAGCTTTTAATGAAGCGTGGCTAGCGTTACCGGTATCAATTGTCGTCGTGCCGTCAACGTATCGCGCGCAGGCGATATTAGCAAATGCCTTTTATCAAGAGCCTTCGACAAAACTAAATATGGTTGCCATCACTGGTACAAATGGAAAAACAACAACGAGTACAATGATTAGTGAATGGTTGATGCAACTGCAACGCAAAACGGGATTGCTTGGGACCTTGCATTATAAAGTGGACAAAACATATTATCCGGCGGTAAACACCACACCGAATGCTTTAGAATTACAACGATTATTTAACGAAATGGTGGATGCGGGTTGTACAGATGCGATTATCGAAGCTTCGTCACACGCTTTGCAGTTAGGTCGACTGTGGTATACGGATGTTGATTGTGCGATTTTTACTAATTTGACACGTGAACATTTAGATTTTCATCAAACAATGGACGCGTACGCCTATGCCAAAAGTTTGTTGTTTGCACAATTAGGACAACATTTTCAACACGGTAAACCGAAAGTTGCAATTGTTAATGCAGATGATTCGTACAGTGCTATTATGAGTCAAGCAACAGCAGCAGAAGTAGTGACTTATAGTGTCCGCGATAGACACGCAACGGTTTATGCGAGTGATATTAATGTGGAACAAAATTTTATGACCTTTACATTGCATGACCGCCAACATACGTATGCGATTACGCTTAATATGATTGGTGAGTATAATGTATCGAATTATTTAGCAGCATATAGTTGCTTAGCTTATTATTATCAAATTGAGCCGGAACAGATTATAGCGGCTGCGAGTCAATTTAAGGGTGTCACAGGCAGAACCCAGATGATTGATTGCCAACAATCGTTTCAAGTAGTAGTTGATTTCGCACATACACCTGATGCGATTGAAAATGTGTTATCAACTGTTGCTAAAAGTAAAAAAGGTAAACTGATTACATTAATTGGTCATAGTGGCGGTAATCGGGATAGCGGAGCACGACCTGAGATTGGTGATATTGTCTTTAGATATTCTGATTATATTGTCTTTACCGCTGATAACCCGCGTCATGAGTCAGTGCAAAAAATTTGTCGTGAATTAATTGGTACACATACCGAAAAAGATTATGTGGTAATTGAAGACCGTATCGAAGCGATTCATTATGCATTAAGTATCGCCCAAGCTGGAGACAGTCTTGTCTTTGCAGGTAAAGGTGGCGAACCTTATCAAGTCATTGGTGATGATTATGTGCCTTTTAATGAAGCTGAGATTATTACAACCTATTTAACAGAGAAAAAATAA
- a CDS encoding rod shape-determining protein: MSRDIGIDLGTANVLIHLKGRGIVVNEPSVVAIETQSQEIIAVGKKAYDMIGRTPQSIEIVRPLKGGVIADFDVTEAMLTLFLEKIYIKRWFAKPNVLLCCPSNISDIEKTSLIEAAERATGGNIYLEEEAKVAAVGSGIDIFSPRANMIIDIGGGTTDIAVLAGGDIIRSESLRIAGDDFDEAITQYVKEKFNLLIGERTAEEVKQLLASAMPLDTSELKMHDLKGRDLLTGLPKSINVHANHMCEAIQPQLQMIARAAKRMLEETTPEMIADIIDQGIVITGGGAMIDQVDTYLMELLKVSVIKSDQAMSCVAIGTGLMLDFILNGKVERVNLTLSQRVKRWFKTLQKRMLG; this comes from the coding sequence ATGAGCAGAGATATTGGGATTGATTTAGGAACTGCAAATGTGTTAATTCACTTAAAAGGTAGAGGGATTGTTGTCAATGAGCCTTCTGTTGTAGCGATTGAAACGCAGTCACAGGAGATTATTGCAGTTGGGAAAAAAGCGTACGATATGATTGGACGTACTCCTCAATCCATTGAAATCGTGAGACCTTTAAAAGGTGGTGTCATTGCAGATTTTGATGTAACAGAAGCAATGTTAACCTTATTTTTAGAAAAAATTTATATAAAGCGTTGGTTTGCAAAACCCAATGTCTTATTATGTTGTCCGTCGAATATCAGTGATATTGAAAAAACTTCATTGATAGAAGCGGCAGAACGTGCGACGGGTGGCAATATTTACTTAGAAGAAGAGGCCAAAGTCGCAGCAGTAGGATCGGGTATTGATATTTTCAGTCCGCGCGCCAATATGATTATTGATATTGGTGGTGGTACTACGGATATTGCAGTGTTAGCAGGGGGCGATATTATTCGCAGCGAATCACTACGGATTGCAGGCGATGATTTTGACGAAGCAATTACGCAATATGTAAAAGAAAAATTTAATTTATTGATTGGTGAACGTACTGCTGAAGAAGTTAAACAATTATTAGCTAGTGCGATGCCATTAGATACTAGTGAATTAAAAATGCATGACTTAAAAGGACGTGACTTATTAACTGGTTTGCCAAAATCAATTAATGTCCATGCTAATCATATGTGTGAAGCGATTCAGCCGCAACTACAGATGATTGCCCGTGCAGCCAAACGTATGCTGGAAGAAACGACGCCTGAGATGATTGCAGATATCATTGATCAAGGGATTGTGATAACCGGTGGCGGTGCGATGATTGATCAAGTGGATACATATTTAATGGAATTATTAAAGGTATCGGTCATTAAATCCGATCAAGCGATGAGTTGTGTCGCTATCGGGACTGGATTAATGTTAGATTTTATTTTAAATGGTAAAGTCGAACGTGTGAATCTGACTCTGTCGCAACGTGTAAAACGGTGGTTTAAAACACTGCAGAAGCGAATGTTAGGATAG
- the murA gene encoding UDP-N-acetylglucosamine 1-carboxyvinyltransferase yields MEEILVQGGNRLEGTVKIEGAKNAVLPILAATILAESGQSHLSNVPVLSDVFTINELLTNIQVSNTFNTKENTMVLDASGEVLTKADYDFVSKMRASIVVMGPLLARYGHAKVALPGGCAIGSRPIDLHLKGFEALGAKITRAAGYVEATAEKLTGTTIYLDFPSVGATENIMMAAVYAQGVTILENVAREPEIVDLANFLNKMGAHIVGAGTETIRIHGVNERLKGTEHAVVSDRIEAGTFMVAAAVTQGDVLIEGAVYEHNRPLISKLMEMGVEIIEYAQGLRVIGPKQLKPVDVKTLPHPGFPTDMQAQMTIAQLMATGSTALTETVFENRFMHFEELRRMGATFKIDRQTVIMYGPSQLTGASVKATDLRAAAALIIAGLTAKGLTRVSELKYLDRGYYKFHEKLQALGANIERVSTSEPVVKALVHQ; encoded by the coding sequence ATGGAAGAAATCTTAGTACAAGGTGGCAATCGCTTGGAAGGAACTGTTAAAATTGAAGGCGCAAAAAATGCGGTATTACCCATTTTGGCAGCGACAATTTTAGCAGAGAGCGGACAAAGTCACTTGTCGAACGTTCCAGTTCTGTCAGATGTTTTTACAATTAATGAATTATTAACGAATATCCAAGTATCCAATACGTTTAATACTAAAGAAAATACGATGGTATTAGATGCTTCGGGTGAGGTTTTAACTAAAGCGGATTATGACTTTGTTAGCAAAATGCGTGCCTCTATTGTTGTCATGGGACCATTATTAGCGCGTTACGGCCATGCAAAAGTGGCTTTGCCAGGTGGTTGTGCGATTGGTTCGCGTCCAATTGATTTGCATCTTAAAGGATTTGAAGCGTTAGGTGCAAAAATCACACGTGCGGCCGGTTATGTTGAAGCGACTGCTGAAAAATTAACCGGTACAACGATTTATCTTGATTTCCCGAGTGTGGGAGCGACGGAAAATATTATGATGGCAGCTGTATATGCACAAGGTGTGACGATTTTAGAAAATGTCGCACGAGAACCTGAAATTGTTGACTTAGCAAACTTTTTAAATAAAATGGGCGCGCACATTGTGGGTGCTGGGACGGAAACCATCCGTATTCATGGTGTTAACGAGCGCTTGAAAGGAACGGAGCATGCAGTAGTATCCGACCGTATTGAAGCGGGGACCTTTATGGTAGCAGCAGCCGTTACTCAAGGTGATGTGTTGATTGAAGGTGCCGTTTATGAACATAATCGTCCTTTAATTAGTAAATTAATGGAAATGGGCGTTGAAATTATCGAATACGCGCAAGGATTACGGGTGATTGGTCCAAAACAATTAAAACCAGTAGATGTTAAAACCTTGCCACATCCAGGATTTCCAACTGATATGCAAGCGCAAATGACGATTGCTCAATTAATGGCAACCGGCAGTACTGCTTTAACCGAAACGGTATTTGAAAATCGTTTTATGCATTTTGAAGAATTACGTCGAATGGGTGCAACGTTTAAGATTGATCGCCAAACGGTTATCATGTATGGACCAAGTCAATTGACCGGTGCGAGTGTGAAAGCGACGGATTTACGAGCTGCAGCAGCACTGATTATCGCAGGATTAACCGCAAAAGGCTTAACGCGTGTATCTGAATTAAAATATTTAGACCGTGGTTATTATAAATTCCACGAGAAATTACAAGCACTTGGTGCCAATATCGAACGGGTGAGTACCAGTGAACCAGTTGTTAAAGCATTGGTTCACCAATAA
- the mraZ gene encoding division/cell wall cluster transcriptional repressor MraZ has product MLIGEFQHNIDAKGRLTMPAKFRSDLGDRFIVTRGLDGCLFGFPMSSWDVIQDKLKELPIAKKDARSFTRFFYSAATEVEFDKQGRINLPKTLIEFAKIDKECRVIGVADRIEIWSGEQWENFAAVAQESFEDIAEEMIDFGF; this is encoded by the coding sequence GTGCTAATTGGAGAATTTCAACATAATATTGATGCCAAAGGCCGACTGACGATGCCTGCTAAATTTCGTTCGGACCTCGGAGACCGATTTATTGTCACTCGTGGATTAGATGGGTGTCTTTTCGGATTTCCGATGTCAAGCTGGGATGTTATTCAAGATAAGCTAAAAGAATTACCAATAGCAAAAAAAGACGCGCGTTCATTTACACGATTCTTCTATTCAGCTGCCACTGAAGTAGAATTTGACAAACAAGGACGCATTAATTTACCGAAAACCCTCATTGAATTCGCAAAGATTGATAAGGAATGCCGTGTGATCGGCGTCGCAGACCGTATCGAAATTTGGAGTGGCGAACAATGGGAGAATTTTGCTGCAGTAGCACAGGAAAGCTTTGAAGACATTGCGGAAGAAATGATTGATTTTGGATTTTAG
- a CDS encoding DNA-directed RNA polymerase subunit beta, whose product MIIRVLKVVLKTILFLLLMLVFIVIGLFIGYCIIGDGHFWEVLNRNTWQHIFDFIK is encoded by the coding sequence ATGATTATTCGTGTACTAAAAGTAGTGCTAAAAACCATCCTATTTTTATTACTGATGTTAGTTTTTATCGTGATTGGCTTATTTATAGGCTATTGTATTATTGGGGATGGTCATTTTTGGGAAGTACTAAATCGCAACACTTGGCAACATATTTTTGACTTTATTAAATAA
- the rsmH gene encoding 16S rRNA (cytosine(1402)-N(4))-methyltransferase RsmH: MTFEHLTVLLHETVDGLVVDPNGIYVDCTLGGAGHAKYILSQLDKGHLFAFDQDIEAIENAKMTLKDELGAGKVTFIHQNFRQITTALNERGITAVDGIYYDLGVSSPQLDHAERGFSYHQEAQLDMRMNQTADLSALEVVNEWTYEQLVKIIFRYGEEKFAKRIARAIEKQRAVSKIMTTTELAEIVKQAIPAATRRTGGHPAKRTFQAIRIAVNDELGALEDSLQQAAQLLKPSGRISVITFHSLEDRFVKQYFKELSTPPEVPHNLPILPEQSQADYRLVTRKPILPSQDELAENNRARSAKLRIIERN, encoded by the coding sequence ATGACTTTTGAACATTTGACCGTATTATTACATGAAACAGTCGATGGATTAGTCGTTGATCCTAACGGCATTTATGTTGATTGCACATTGGGTGGTGCAGGACATGCGAAATATATTCTGTCTCAACTCGATAAGGGGCATTTATTTGCATTTGACCAAGATATTGAAGCGATTGAAAATGCAAAAATGACGTTAAAAGACGAATTAGGAGCCGGCAAAGTTACCTTTATTCATCAAAACTTTAGACAGATTACTACGGCATTAAACGAGCGTGGCATTACTGCTGTTGATGGTATTTACTATGATTTAGGTGTATCTTCGCCACAACTTGACCATGCTGAGCGTGGTTTTAGTTATCATCAAGAAGCGCAGTTAGATATGCGTATGAATCAAACTGCTGATTTATCAGCATTAGAGGTTGTAAATGAGTGGACATATGAGCAATTAGTCAAAATTATTTTCCGTTATGGAGAAGAAAAATTTGCTAAACGTATCGCACGAGCCATTGAAAAACAACGGGCAGTCTCTAAAATTATGACAACTACTGAGTTAGCAGAAATTGTCAAGCAGGCGATACCTGCGGCCACTCGTAGAACGGGAGGGCACCCAGCAAAACGAACATTTCAGGCGATTCGTATCGCTGTTAATGACGAGCTTGGTGCGCTAGAAGACTCACTGCAACAAGCAGCCCAATTGTTGAAACCATCGGGACGTATTAGTGTGATTACTTTTCATTCATTAGAAGATCGTTTTGTAAAGCAATATTTTAAAGAATTAAGTACACCACCAGAAGTGCCGCATAATTTGCCAATATTACCGGAACAAAGTCAAGCGGATTATCGTTTAGTTACTCGCAAACCAATTTTGCCATCGCAAGATGAGTTAGCTGAAAATAATCGTGCACGCAGCGCAAAATTAAGAATTATTGAGCGTAATTAA